Proteins found in one Ctenopharyngodon idella isolate HZGC_01 chromosome 16, HZGC01, whole genome shotgun sequence genomic segment:
- the utp11 gene encoding probable U3 small nucleolar RNA-associated protein 11, producing the protein MSSFRKALKSKQRDHKERSQLGFRKHLGLLEKKKDYKLRADDYHRKQKTLMALRKKAMDKNPDEFHFKMIQNQLKDGVHIIEPKEAVMTEEQKKLMRTQDIRYVEMKRVSEMKKIERMKSELHFLDVNEEKKNKHVFFVDSKKEVEDFNLAKHLKTVPDLVGRVYNRPTIETLRNKSILGAVESKTLKKLAKERKQQYLRLSERIDREQKMFVISQKIQTRKDLQDKVKKVKVRKETSTAPAIYRFEAKRKK; encoded by the exons ATGTCTTCTTTTCGAAAAGCCTTGAAATCTAAACAACGAGACCACAAAGAGCGATCACAG CTCGGTTTCAGGAAACATTTGGGTCTGTTAGAGAAGAAGAAGGACTACAAACTTCGTGCAGA TGACTACCACCGGAAACAGAAGACCCTCATGGCCTTGCGCAAGAAGGCCATGGATAAGAACCCTGAtgaatttcactttaaaatgatacaaaaCCAATTAAAG GATGGTGTTCACATAATCGAACCAAAAGAAGCCGTGATGACGGAAGAGCAGAAGAAGTTGATGAGGACCCAGGACATCAGATATGTGGAAATGAAGAGGGTGTCGGAGATGAAG AAAATTGAAAGGATGAAGTCAGAGCTCCATTTTCTTGATGTTAatgaggaaaagaaaaataagcaCGTCTTTTTTGTGGACTCAAAAAAAGAAG TGGAGGACTTCAACCTGGCCAAACACCTCAAAACGGTGCCTGATTTGGTGGGCCGAGTATATAACAGACCTACAATAGAGACCCTGAGAAACAAGAGCATTCTGGGAGCAGTGGAATCAAAGACGTTAAAA AAACTTGCCAAAGAGAGGAAACAACAGTACCTGAGGCTTTCAGAGCGTATAGACCGAGAACAGAAGATGTTTGTCATTAGTCAAAAAATCCAGACTAGAAAAGATCTACAA GATAAGGTTAAGAAAGTGAAAGTCCGTAAAGAGACCAGCACTGCTCCTGCCATCTATAGATTTGAGGCCAAGAGGAAAAAATGA